Part of the Paenibacillus sp. JNUCC32 genome is shown below.
GCCATCCGAGCTGCGCTGATCGGCAAGTATGCAAACATCCTGGTAACGGACCAGTTTACGGCGCAAGCCTTGCTTCCATGACATGTCCAACATATTGTGCAGTTTTACGGCACCTCGTTCCGGAAGATCGAAGCGGCAATCAGCTTCCTCTGTCTGGACGGGGTGTTTTTTTGCGTATTGGAAATCGGCTTCCCCATGCCGCATGGGAGGAATATTCTCTGTTTATGTTTACGCTGACAGGGTATAGAGCATAGTAAACGGCGTGAATTGTTAGATTATTCCTGAATGATGAATAGTCCTTCAGCGAACAATGATAAATATCATTGCCATAAATCGGAATGAACATATTTTCAATATATGTTTTACATATGTTCAAGGCTATGATATGATGGTCCCGTCTAAAGGATTGAGCGTTATGATAGCGCTTTTACAAGATTGCATAAAAACAATATAAGGAGTGTTTTAACCAGATGAATATAGCAGGAATGATCGACCACACGCTGTTGAAGGCGGATGCAACCCAGGCCGAGATCACGAAAATTACGGATGAGGCCAAAAAGTACGGATTTGCTTCGGTTTGCGTGAACCCGACTTGGGTATCCTACTGTGCTGAGCAGCTTGCGGGCACGAGCGTCAAAGTATGCACCGTTATCGGCTTCCCGCTGGGGGCTAACACGACGGCCGTAAAGGCTTTTGAAGCGAAGGATGCCATCGCTAACGGGGCTACGGAGGTTGATATGGTCATCAACATCGGGGCGCTGAAAGATCGGAACGATGAGCTGGTGCAGCAAGATATTCAGGCTGTCGTGGATGCAGCCAAGGGCAAAGCCCTGGTCAAGGTCATCATTGAGACAAGCCTTCTGACAGAAGAAGAAAAGGTGCGTGCGTGCCAGCTGTCCGTGAAAGCCGGAGCCGATTTTGTCAAAACCTCCACGGGATTCTCTACAGGCGGAGCTACTGCGGAGGATGTCGCCTTGATGCGCAAAACGGTCGGTGAGAACACGGGCGTTAAGGCTTCCGGCGGCGTGCGCAGCAAGGAAGACATGGATCGCATGATTGAAGCGGGCGCAACGCGTATCGGAGCCAGCTCCGGCGTGAAAATTATGGAG
Proteins encoded:
- the deoC gene encoding deoxyribose-phosphate aldolase produces the protein MNIAGMIDHTLLKADATQAEITKITDEAKKYGFASVCVNPTWVSYCAEQLAGTSVKVCTVIGFPLGANTTAVKAFEAKDAIANGATEVDMVINIGALKDRNDELVQQDIQAVVDAAKGKALVKVIIETSLLTEEEKVRACQLSVKAGADFVKTSTGFSTGGATAEDVALMRKTVGENTGVKASGGVRSKEDMDRMIEAGATRIGASSGVKIMEGGQSSSSY